The Prochlorococcus marinus str. MIT 9301 genome window below encodes:
- a CDS encoding 5'-methylthioadenosine/adenosylhomocysteine nucleosidase: MKNQYAEILHIGILGAMQEEIGNTINNLYNIEKKRYGDLTIVSGEIKIDKITKKKLFLSIAWSGWGKVSSARASTRLIGHKYKRTNIDFLLFTGVAGSVDSHVRQWDIIIADSLIQHDLDARPIFERFHIPVFNKDELSPKKEWLEWIFKTLNKNFESKKLKFFKNLYKGQIGTGDQFISNKKEILELKKNLPNLKAVEMEGGSVAQVAMQEGIPWVVIRVISDSADESASTDFSTFLKIYNKVSSNLIEVIAENYLKSPKFFNENNSIRIN; the protein is encoded by the coding sequence TTGAAAAATCAATATGCTGAAATTTTGCATATAGGCATTCTTGGAGCAATGCAAGAAGAAATAGGAAATACAATTAATAATCTTTATAATATAGAAAAAAAAAGATATGGTGATTTAACGATAGTCTCAGGTGAAATAAAAATTGATAAAATAACAAAAAAAAAGCTATTTTTGTCGATAGCATGGAGTGGATGGGGGAAGGTAAGTTCTGCTAGAGCATCTACAAGATTAATTGGTCATAAATATAAAAGAACAAATATTGATTTTCTATTATTTACTGGAGTTGCGGGCAGTGTAGATAGTCATGTAAGACAATGGGATATTATTATCGCTGATAGCTTAATTCAACATGACTTAGATGCAAGACCAATATTTGAAAGATTTCATATACCAGTTTTTAATAAAGATGAATTATCTCCCAAGAAAGAATGGTTAGAATGGATTTTCAAGACTTTAAATAAAAATTTTGAAAGTAAAAAATTAAAATTTTTTAAAAACTTATACAAAGGACAAATCGGCACAGGTGATCAATTTATATCTAATAAAAAAGAAATTTTAGAACTAAAAAAGAATTTACCCAATCTAAAAGCAGTGGAAATGGAAGGAGGTTCCGTAGCTCAAGTAGCGATGCAAGAAGGAATTCCTTGGGTAGTTATCAGAGTTATTTCTGATTCAGCAGATGAATCAGCATCTACTGATTTCAGCACTTTTTTGAAGATCTATAACAAAGTATCTTCAAATCTAATAGAAGTAATCGCAGAAAACTATTTGAAATCTCCAAAGTTTTTCAATGAAAATAACTCAATTAGAATTAATTAA
- a CDS encoding P-loop NTPase fold protein — translation MNKDFIIIDKPQLAELVIIIDGYWGSGKSLLFALIDDLRIFEKSIIDETIEHALALNYCGEISDLGLKTIINQRKDLLIFNNQIARCSNIRLSDLTGPRNFYDFFRIIKDSFKKYNSKILSRKIISGKINLPIMIHCSVGSLNKLLELYGEKLYYSHSSRNPIDVFEHTLEYYINLYDNPSMFDILLCKSKDKLSIPWFLKSIEKDIYDLIGNSFEELTLLTIATYTRILIENKKKFDNHKNIKFVDFDKLVSSPELQIFNFNKHFLNKEKFKKIKYKKYNLPRNLNKIRTSREENLMKIKNLSVKKEILNYFLNYVEIYEKEFDLIY, via the coding sequence ATGAATAAAGACTTTATAATAATTGACAAACCTCAACTTGCAGAACTTGTTATAATTATTGATGGTTACTGGGGATCTGGGAAGTCGCTTTTATTCGCTCTTATTGATGATTTAAGAATTTTTGAAAAATCAATAATCGATGAGACAATAGAACATGCATTAGCATTAAATTATTGTGGAGAGATAAGTGACTTGGGATTAAAAACAATAATTAATCAAAGAAAAGATTTATTAATCTTTAACAATCAAATTGCAAGATGTTCGAATATAAGATTATCTGATCTTACTGGCCCTAGAAATTTTTATGACTTTTTCAGAATTATTAAGGATAGTTTTAAAAAATATAACTCAAAAATACTATCTAGAAAAATTATTTCAGGGAAAATAAATTTACCAATTATGATTCACTGCAGCGTAGGTTCATTAAATAAACTACTCGAACTTTATGGAGAAAAGTTATATTATTCCCATTCATCAAGAAACCCTATTGATGTTTTTGAACATACACTTGAATACTATATAAATCTCTATGATAATCCTTCAATGTTTGATATTCTTTTATGTAAAAGTAAAGACAAACTTTCAATTCCTTGGTTTTTAAAGTCTATAGAAAAAGATATATATGATTTAATTGGAAATTCTTTTGAGGAATTAACTCTTTTGACAATTGCTACATATACAAGAATATTAATAGAAAATAAGAAAAAATTTGATAATCATAAAAATATTAAATTTGTTGACTTTGACAAACTTGTCTCCTCTCCAGAATTACAAATTTTTAATTTCAATAAACATTTTTTAAATAAAGAAAAATTTAAAAAAATCAAATATAAAAAATATAATCTTCCAAGAAACCTAAATAAAATTAGGACTTCTAGAGAGGAAAACTTGATGAAGATAAAAAATTTATCTGTTAAAAAAGAAATACTAAATTATTTTCTAAACTATGTTGAAATATATGAAAAAGAATTTGATTTAATATATTGA
- a CDS encoding radical SAM/SPASM domain-containing protein: protein MKKILVDQNVSRKNDLIISQENVKKNKSDFLPSIIEFSSSGLCNRKCFFCPRSSPDYEHVNNHLSIKNIEKISEELSSYNKDFYFLFSGFSEPLLTKHLEDLIGIIRKKHKKSTIEINTNTDLLNRERIISLFKSGLTSIRCSIYDNEERLKEVGKLLEDCGVDKSSYSLRARYFSKDKDGEKALSEFGINLSNRAGMMENALYSIPALKEPLKKPCYYPFYNMFIDYNGDYLICPHDWGKGELLGNIQDHHVINDIWLSDRANEIRSNLLESKREVSEACKKCDVPGDFMGLEQAKEWRKLWKT, encoded by the coding sequence GTGAAAAAAATACTTGTAGACCAGAATGTATCAAGGAAAAATGATCTAATAATAAGTCAGGAAAATGTAAAAAAAAATAAATCAGATTTTTTACCTTCCATAATTGAATTTAGTAGTTCAGGTTTGTGCAATAGAAAATGTTTTTTTTGTCCAAGATCATCTCCAGACTATGAGCATGTAAATAATCATTTATCGATAAAAAATATTGAAAAAATTTCAGAGGAGCTCTCTTCATATAATAAAGATTTTTATTTTTTGTTCTCCGGATTTTCTGAGCCCCTATTGACCAAACATTTAGAAGATCTTATAGGTATTATTAGGAAAAAGCATAAAAAATCCACAATAGAAATTAATACAAATACTGATTTATTAAATAGGGAAAGAATTATAAGTTTATTTAAAAGTGGTTTGACTTCAATTAGGTGCAGTATTTACGATAATGAAGAGAGATTAAAAGAAGTTGGGAAACTATTAGAAGATTGTGGCGTTGACAAATCATCATATTCTTTAAGAGCGAGATATTTTTCAAAAGACAAAGATGGCGAAAAAGCTTTAAGTGAATTTGGTATAAATCTTTCAAATCGCGCAGGTATGATGGAAAATGCCCTTTATTCTATCCCTGCATTAAAGGAACCGCTTAAAAAACCTTGTTATTATCCCTTCTACAACATGTTTATAGATTACAATGGCGATTATCTTATTTGTCCTCATGATTGGGGTAAAGGGGAGCTTTTAGGCAATATTCAGGATCATCATGTTATTAATGATATTTGGTTGTCTGATAGAGCTAATGAAATAAGGAGCAACTTACTTGAGTCGAAAAGGGAAGTTTCTGAAGCATGCAAAAAATGTGATGTACCTGGGGATTTCATGGGTTTAGAACAAGCCAAAGAATGGAGGAAGTTGTGGAAGACCTAA
- a CDS encoding adenine phosphoribosyltransferase, whose amino-acid sequence MLEKNLKNTIKSYPDFPKKGILFRDILPVFQNPSIFNKLIESMIDKKIYRKSEAILAIDARGFLFGSVIAYKLSKPLILARKPGKLPGKLSTYKYDLEYGSNSLSLQDDSIRNLDNFVIVDDLLATGGTVNSVSKILKDKDKNVLGLSVVVELKDLNGRSKLNFPVESEIIY is encoded by the coding sequence ATGCTTGAAAAAAATCTTAAAAATACTATTAAAAGTTATCCAGATTTTCCTAAAAAGGGAATTTTATTTAGGGATATACTTCCGGTTTTTCAAAATCCAAGTATTTTTAATAAACTGATTGAATCAATGATAGATAAAAAAATTTATCGAAAATCTGAAGCTATTTTAGCAATTGATGCTAGAGGTTTTTTATTTGGATCTGTTATCGCATATAAGCTATCAAAACCACTTATCTTGGCAAGAAAGCCTGGTAAATTACCAGGCAAACTATCAACTTATAAATATGATCTAGAGTATGGTTCTAATTCTCTTTCTCTTCAAGATGATTCCATAAGAAATCTTGATAATTTTGTCATTGTTGACGACTTATTAGCTACAGGAGGCACAGTAAATAGTGTAAGCAAAATTTTAAAAGATAAAGATAAAAATGTTTTAGGTTTAAGTGTTGTTGTTGAATTAAAAGATTTAAATGGAAGATCCAAACTTAATTTCCCTGTAGAATCAGAAATTATTTACTAG
- a CDS encoding class I SAM-dependent methyltransferase, with protein sequence MVNKFHHCSLKIPLNEVQISTISKFNSLVYEGKILIHERKECFCGGKEFETLSSFDRFCLPFGTQICKSCGLVSQKLSISENSLQLFYDQIYWPLIRGVEKKNIYKNLFKTSPKKEESQSFVLPYLLSQKKENIRIFEVGCGEGLRVKKLVKELNKFGINNQAYGCDYSTEAIKNFEKTNIKVVIGGIESLETFGKADILILSHVFEHMNDLKKALEQIKKIIKTDGLVYIEVPGLIDLKNKVEYGYSYQNYNVLAHVYNFSLVTLSNVMSFGGFKLIEGDEFIRSVFTLGTSQQTKSGYKQIKKALKDSRIKEKSYEKKNSFYRYIKRLLKVLLGKKGFL encoded by the coding sequence ATGGTAAATAAATTTCATCATTGCTCATTAAAAATCCCGCTTAATGAAGTTCAAATATCTACCATATCAAAATTTAATAGTTTGGTTTATGAGGGCAAAATATTAATACATGAAAGAAAAGAATGTTTTTGTGGGGGGAAAGAATTTGAAACTTTAAGTTCATTTGATAGATTTTGTTTGCCTTTTGGAACTCAGATTTGTAAAAGTTGTGGTTTGGTAAGCCAAAAATTATCTATAAGTGAGAATTCGTTGCAATTATTTTATGATCAAATTTATTGGCCTTTAATTAGAGGGGTAGAGAAAAAAAATATTTATAAAAATTTATTTAAAACATCCCCTAAAAAAGAAGAGAGTCAATCATTTGTTTTACCTTATCTATTATCACAAAAAAAAGAGAATATTAGAATTTTTGAAGTTGGATGTGGAGAAGGTTTAAGAGTAAAAAAGTTAGTTAAAGAATTGAACAAATTTGGAATCAATAATCAGGCATACGGATGCGATTATTCAACAGAGGCTATTAAAAATTTTGAAAAAACCAATATTAAGGTTGTTATTGGGGGTATTGAAAGCCTCGAAACTTTTGGGAAGGCGGATATTTTAATTTTAAGTCATGTTTTTGAACATATGAATGATTTAAAAAAAGCGCTTGAACAAATAAAAAAAATTATAAAAACTGATGGACTAGTTTATATAGAAGTTCCAGGATTGATTGACCTAAAAAATAAAGTTGAATATGGTTACAGTTATCAAAACTATAATGTTCTAGCACACGTTTATAATTTCTCATTGGTAACTCTGAGTAATGTAATGTCTTTTGGAGGGTTCAAGTTAATTGAAGGGGATGAATTTATTAGATCAGTGTTTACTCTTGGAACTTCACAGCAAACTAAATCTGGTTATAAACAAATAAAAAAAGCTTTAAAAGATTCAAGGATTAAAGAGAAAAGTTATGAAAAAAAGAATAGTTTTTATAGGTATATAAAAAGATTGTTAAAAGTTCTTTTAGGAAAGAAAGGTTTTTTGTAG
- a CDS encoding GDP-L-fucose synthase family protein, whose product MKKLISKEDSFFVAGHNGMVGSAVIRSLKKKGYCSEKYSGKLFTADKKDVDLRDFKNVLKWFKKNKPRIVILAAAKVGGILANQNYPFDFISDNLRIQQNVIESAWETGCKRFMFLGSSCIYPKNSKTPIKEEELLKSKLEKTNEPYAIAKIAGIKLCEALRKQHGFDAISLMPTNLYGTNDNYDLQNSHVLPALVRKFFEAKMKRKTYITCWGTGNPTREFLHVDDLADAIIHCLEFWDPNHSDAPKNYAGEKLNYLNVGSGFEISIKDLAHEIANCINYKGKIIWDSEMPDGTFRKNLDCSRIKSLGWESKISLKNGLRMTIEEFRRNFKN is encoded by the coding sequence ATGAAAAAGTTAATTTCTAAGGAAGATAGTTTTTTTGTCGCAGGACACAATGGAATGGTGGGAAGTGCAGTAATACGCAGCTTAAAAAAAAAGGGCTATTGTTCAGAAAAATATAGTGGTAAACTTTTTACCGCAGATAAGAAAGACGTTGATCTTCGAGATTTTAAAAATGTTTTAAAATGGTTTAAGAAAAATAAACCACGTATAGTTATCCTTGCTGCTGCAAAAGTAGGAGGGATCTTAGCAAATCAAAATTATCCTTTTGATTTTATTTCAGATAACTTACGAATACAACAAAATGTTATTGAGTCTGCCTGGGAAACAGGCTGTAAAAGATTCATGTTTCTTGGTAGTAGCTGCATTTATCCAAAGAATTCAAAAACACCTATTAAAGAAGAAGAACTACTAAAAAGTAAGTTAGAAAAGACAAATGAACCTTATGCCATAGCTAAGATAGCGGGAATCAAACTTTGCGAAGCACTAAGAAAACAACATGGTTTTGATGCTATTTCATTAATGCCAACAAATCTTTATGGCACAAATGATAATTATGATTTACAAAATAGTCATGTCCTGCCAGCTTTAGTCAGAAAGTTTTTTGAAGCTAAAATGAAAAGAAAAACATATATAACTTGTTGGGGAACTGGTAATCCCACTAGAGAGTTTCTTCATGTTGACGATTTAGCGGATGCAATAATTCATTGTTTGGAGTTTTGGGACCCAAATCATTCAGATGCGCCCAAAAATTATGCAGGAGAAAAATTAAATTATTTAAATGTAGGTTCTGGATTCGAGATCTCAATAAAAGATCTTGCTCATGAAATTGCAAATTGTATTAACTACAAAGGAAAAATTATATGGGATTCAGAAATGCCCGATGGAACATTTAGAAAAAATTTAGATTGTTCTAGGATTAAATCTTTAGGATGGGAATCAAAAATCTCATTAAAAAATGGTTTGAGAATGACTATTGAAGAATTTAGAAGAAATTTTAAAAACTAA
- the gmd gene encoding GDP-mannose 4,6-dehydratase, with amino-acid sequence MTKKVALITGITGQDGSYLGEFLLSKGYEVHGIKRRSSSFNTERIDHLYQDPHKSKCRFFLHYGDLTDSTNILKLIEKIQPDEIYNLGAQSHVAVSFESPEYTANSDALGTLRILEAVKILKLINKTKVYQASTSELFGKVQEIPQTESTPFYPASPYGVAKLYAYWITVNYRESYGMFASNGILFNHESPRRGETFVTRKITRGLARIDQGLDEILYLGNLDAKRDWGHAKDYVEVQWKILQHSKPDDFVIATGRQESVRRFVELASIELGWGGIIWEGEGENEIGKRKDSSKIVIKVDKRYFRPSEVQELLGNNFKAKKILGWESKITLEKLIKEMIQNDKELAAKESLLKREGYKINSSNE; translated from the coding sequence ATGACTAAAAAAGTTGCTCTTATTACGGGAATAACTGGACAGGATGGAAGTTATCTTGGTGAATTCTTGTTATCAAAAGGTTACGAAGTACATGGAATTAAAAGAAGATCTAGTTCTTTCAATACTGAAAGAATTGATCATCTTTACCAAGATCCACACAAAAGCAAATGTAGGTTTTTCTTGCATTATGGAGATTTAACTGACAGCACAAATATTCTAAAGTTAATAGAAAAAATCCAACCAGATGAAATATATAATCTTGGAGCACAAAGCCACGTCGCAGTTAGTTTCGAATCTCCTGAATATACAGCTAATAGCGATGCACTGGGGACCTTAAGAATTTTAGAAGCAGTAAAAATTTTAAAGTTAATAAATAAAACTAAGGTTTATCAGGCAAGTACTTCAGAATTATTTGGTAAAGTACAAGAAATTCCTCAAACAGAATCCACTCCTTTTTATCCTGCAAGTCCATATGGTGTGGCAAAGTTATATGCTTATTGGATTACTGTTAACTACAGAGAATCTTATGGGATGTTTGCATCAAACGGAATATTATTTAATCATGAAAGTCCCAGGAGAGGTGAAACATTTGTTACGAGAAAAATCACAAGAGGTTTAGCAAGAATAGATCAAGGATTAGACGAAATATTATATTTAGGTAATCTAGATGCAAAACGAGATTGGGGACATGCAAAAGATTACGTCGAAGTTCAATGGAAAATATTGCAACATTCTAAACCTGATGATTTTGTAATCGCTACTGGTAGACAAGAAAGTGTTAGAAGATTTGTTGAACTTGCATCAATTGAACTTGGATGGGGAGGCATTATTTGGGAAGGTGAAGGAGAGAATGAAATTGGCAAAAGAAAAGATAGTAGTAAAATTGTTATTAAGGTAGATAAACGATATTTCAGGCCTAGCGAGGTACAAGAATTACTTGGTAATAACTTTAAGGCAAAAAAAATTCTAGGATGGGAATCAAAGATAACTCTAGAAAAGCTTATCAAAGAAATGATCCAAAATGATAAAGAATTAGCTGCTAAAGAATCATTATTAAAAAGGGAAGGTTATAAGATAAATAGCTCAAATGAATAA
- a CDS encoding SDR family oxidoreductase has protein sequence MEEVVEDLKKVLIVGVNSKIGSAVLDLYWKQKYICYGTYNKNAPPKDVKNKCNNILRCDLTQLFGINDLLAFSNKFKPYNIIYLPGYVDNKSLSKNDLQSMHNSFNVNVFAYWLLISGCIPYMKKKGFGRFLSLSSIGSKFGGGEDKFNYTTSKRMLEFFPKDFKNIARDNIFLNNIICGATNTPILKKKNNESIDQRATLIPVGRLADPKEIAKCCYQICSLDNTFQTLSNITIAGGE, from the coding sequence ATGGAGGAAGTTGTGGAAGACCTAAAAAAAGTACTTATAGTAGGTGTTAATTCTAAAATTGGCTCGGCAGTTCTTGATCTTTATTGGAAACAAAAATATATTTGTTATGGAACATACAATAAAAATGCTCCGCCTAAGGATGTAAAAAATAAATGCAATAATATTTTAAGATGTGATTTAACGCAACTTTTTGGAATAAATGATTTACTAGCTTTTAGCAATAAATTTAAACCTTACAATATTATTTATTTACCAGGATATGTGGACAATAAAAGTTTATCTAAAAATGATCTACAAAGTATGCATAATTCTTTTAATGTAAATGTCTTTGCATATTGGTTATTAATTAGTGGTTGTATTCCTTATATGAAAAAAAAAGGGTTTGGAAGGTTTTTGTCTTTATCATCAATTGGATCTAAATTTGGAGGTGGTGAAGATAAATTCAACTATACAACTAGTAAAAGAATGCTTGAGTTTTTCCCAAAAGATTTTAAGAATATTGCAAGAGATAACATATTCTTGAACAATATAATTTGTGGCGCTACGAATACACCAATTTTAAAAAAGAAAAATAATGAGTCTATTGATCAAAGAGCAACATTGATTCCAGTAGGAAGATTGGCTGACCCAAAAGAAATTGCGAAATGTTGTTATCAAATATGTTCTTTAGATAATACTTTTCAAACTCTTTCAAATATCACAATAGCAGGTGGTGAATAA
- the lexA gene encoding transcriptional repressor LexA — MITSSGDKLTVAQSALYGWIKDYMREYQHSPSIRQMMQAMGLKSPAPIQSRLKHLQEKGYISWQEGKARTLQIIDEVLEGVPIMGSVAAGGLIDTYSDVQENLDISEVLKKKDIFALSVNGDSMIDAFIAHGDMVLMEPILDSYSLRNGMIVSALVPGLGTTLKYFFKKGRQISLEAANPAYEPILIDQDQVSIQGKLLAVWRKM; from the coding sequence GTGATAACTTCTTCAGGCGATAAACTTACAGTTGCTCAAAGTGCTCTTTATGGATGGATTAAAGATTACATGAGAGAATATCAGCATAGTCCATCAATCAGACAGATGATGCAAGCTATGGGCTTAAAGTCTCCAGCCCCAATTCAAAGTCGATTAAAACATTTACAAGAAAAGGGATATATTTCATGGCAAGAAGGAAAAGCTAGAACTCTGCAAATAATTGATGAAGTCTTAGAAGGAGTTCCGATTATGGGGTCAGTTGCTGCAGGGGGTTTGATTGATACTTATTCAGATGTACAAGAAAATTTGGACATTTCAGAAGTTTTGAAAAAGAAGGATATTTTTGCACTGAGCGTCAACGGAGATTCAATGATTGATGCCTTTATAGCTCATGGTGATATGGTCTTGATGGAGCCAATTTTAGATTCATATTCTTTGAGAAATGGAATGATTGTTAGTGCATTGGTTCCAGGACTTGGGACTACATTGAAATATTTTTTTAAAAAAGGAAGACAGATATCTTTAGAGGCCGCTAATCCAGCTTATGAACCTATTCTTATAGATCAAGATCAAGTTTCGATTCAAGGAAAGTTACTTGCTGTATGGAGAAAAATGTAA
- a CDS encoding DUF3769 domain-containing protein, which translates to MNKLKLRNFLIYLPGIFIINCLNLYSNFAIAESLNKKYNTEFDLKKNTLKHNSNNSKIEDKFLSDLKKNGGTLFNLLALDDNDTAEKQENADLTDSLNKSNIQEKFLVEIEADNKYRKNNIFYAEGNPIIYFSNATLGGNLVTYDIENRVLTVIGNVTFKRGSQFFNSEKLFYDLKNDKGYIDDIYGVLDSKTFEEDFKIELDDKNRKFINENDNFDITELKKVSSANIGFVNDFEDNKSLNITKLNLSIPGITRWRYKADKLFFDSESFSSDKIFFTNDVYNYPQILFKSYGFTAEIVEDKLRLISRNTWIDLDNKFKFPIGRTSIFDRDPITQWGLGADFAEKDGYYVFRGSKSRNLFGNFSFKLQPYYLVQRAIKGKTKSYTAKNTSVFSGKVESDATTMDYFALDVNTKGKINEWDVNSLLSLNSLNLDRLDESFRSKFTLKKRIDLNQDKESNEVGQNLIPLEIGLLNEGNNSISRFDEEIYFNSENNSSENQNQYDFNNFLDLQFYNVFREKVKKDFATEEIYFASGFNISNKKSWLINKKKTNLSLIYDFGHFKSKSRTKNEFKELFRNSFVAQYNHKLPLWESSPLDKTIDKTYKFSPTVIRKAVDWETGLQTGLFFYSDDSSQIASKFTTGPSITLGNLKNNLLDYTYVKANFNYVLKEGDSPFSFDNISKNPNVKISLEQQIFGPLIFSYETTLNLDNGKYSNPNYGLNINRRAYSIGAFYNSSEESLGIKFNIFNFDYSGLSSKF; encoded by the coding sequence TTGAATAAGTTAAAATTAAGAAATTTTTTAATCTATTTACCTGGAATATTTATAATTAATTGTTTAAATTTATACTCTAATTTTGCAATAGCAGAATCCCTCAATAAGAAATATAATACAGAATTCGATTTAAAAAAAAATACTTTAAAACATAATTCTAATAACTCTAAAATTGAAGATAAATTTTTAAGTGATTTAAAAAAAAACGGGGGTACACTTTTTAATCTTCTAGCACTTGATGATAATGATACTGCAGAAAAACAAGAGAATGCTGATTTAACAGACTCCTTAAATAAGTCAAATATTCAGGAAAAGTTTCTTGTTGAAATTGAAGCAGATAATAAATACAGAAAAAATAATATTTTTTATGCTGAAGGGAATCCAATAATATATTTTTCTAACGCAACTTTAGGAGGAAATTTAGTTACTTACGATATAGAAAACAGAGTTTTAACAGTAATAGGTAATGTCACTTTCAAAAGGGGGTCTCAATTTTTTAATTCTGAAAAACTTTTTTATGATCTTAAAAATGATAAAGGATATATTGATGATATTTATGGGGTTTTAGATAGTAAAACTTTTGAAGAAGACTTTAAGATTGAATTAGATGATAAAAATAGAAAATTTATTAATGAAAATGATAATTTCGACATTACCGAATTAAAAAAAGTAAGTAGTGCAAATATAGGCTTTGTAAATGATTTCGAGGATAACAAGAGTCTCAATATAACAAAACTAAACCTTAGTATTCCTGGTATAACTAGATGGAGATATAAAGCAGATAAGTTATTCTTTGATTCAGAATCTTTTTCTTCAGACAAGATATTTTTTACAAACGATGTTTATAATTATCCACAAATTCTGTTTAAGAGTTATGGATTTACTGCTGAAATAGTAGAAGATAAATTAAGATTGATTAGTAGAAATACTTGGATAGATTTAGATAATAAATTCAAGTTTCCAATTGGAAGAACTTCAATCTTTGATAGAGATCCAATCACTCAATGGGGGCTTGGCGCAGATTTTGCTGAGAAAGATGGATATTATGTTTTTAGAGGTAGTAAATCAAGAAATTTATTTGGTAACTTTTCTTTTAAATTGCAACCATATTACTTAGTCCAAAGAGCTATAAAAGGTAAAACAAAATCATATACAGCTAAAAATACATCTGTCTTTAGTGGAAAAGTCGAAAGTGATGCTACAACGATGGATTATTTTGCTCTAGATGTTAACACTAAAGGCAAAATCAATGAATGGGATGTAAATTCTTTACTTAGTCTGAATAGCCTTAATTTAGATAGGCTTGATGAATCTTTTAGATCCAAATTTACCCTAAAAAAAAGAATTGATTTAAATCAAGATAAGGAATCTAACGAAGTTGGTCAAAATCTTATTCCATTAGAAATTGGCCTGTTAAATGAAGGCAATAATTCAATTTCACGTTTTGATGAAGAAATTTATTTTAATTCAGAAAATAATTCGTCCGAGAATCAAAATCAGTACGATTTTAACAATTTTCTAGATTTACAGTTTTACAATGTTTTTAGGGAGAAAGTTAAAAAGGACTTTGCTACAGAGGAGATATATTTCGCAAGTGGTTTTAATATAAGTAATAAAAAGTCATGGCTAATTAATAAAAAGAAGACAAATTTGTCTTTAATTTATGATTTTGGACATTTTAAATCAAAAAGCAGGACTAAAAATGAGTTTAAAGAGTTATTTCGAAATTCTTTTGTAGCGCAATACAATCACAAATTACCATTGTGGGAAAGTAGTCCTCTCGATAAAACTATAGATAAAACATATAAGTTTTCACCTACTGTCATAAGAAAAGCGGTAGATTGGGAAACTGGACTTCAGACAGGATTATTCTTTTATAGTGATGATTCAAGTCAGATTGCTTCAAAATTTACTACCGGTCCATCTATTACATTAGGCAACTTAAAAAACAATCTTTTGGATTATACATATGTTAAGGCTAACTTTAACTATGTCTTAAAAGAGGGTGATAGCCCTTTCAGCTTCGACAATATAAGTAAAAATCCAAATGTGAAGATTAGTTTAGAACAGCAAATATTTGGCCCTTTAATTTTTAGCTATGAAACAACTTTGAATCTAGATAATGGTAAATATTCTAATCCAAATTATGGATTAAATATTAATAGAAGAGCATATTCAATTGGTGCTTTTTATAATTCCTCAGAGGAAAGTTTAGGAATTAAATTTAATATATTTAACTTTGATTACTCGGGATTGAGTTCAAAGTTTTAA